From Posidoniimonas polymericola, a single genomic window includes:
- a CDS encoding endonuclease/exonuclease/phosphatase family protein: MPDDLPPLPEPDRPPFRLLPWLAKWLVLLLSCATVAASVFAFCDQHHWSARMVTPFRPQLMLLGLGLAAAAWWLRSGWPTRFVALAAVAVNLWVIWPWLTPHSGARPDATFTLLSWNTWRDHPDPLAAIAAVRDSGVDVALLCELPDELREQQRLDIPGYQTRVHDEYAVAVRNGGPVELLTSGLPRPPNCLAAVVRFQQQEIRLLCSHDTRPTSSFGCHCQDYRTQVVKQWLEASPLPAVLVGDCNQTPWCPRLSEFVAQTGLRDTSLQRGLTYTYPGDVPIVGRLIGIPIDQCLLTTDLACESTWVGDAAGSNHRPLRATIGFAPP, translated from the coding sequence ATGCCGGACGACCTCCCCCCGCTGCCCGAACCAGACCGCCCCCCCTTCCGACTGCTCCCGTGGCTCGCCAAGTGGCTGGTGTTGCTGCTGTCCTGTGCAACGGTGGCGGCGTCGGTGTTTGCGTTCTGCGACCAGCACCACTGGTCGGCACGCATGGTGACGCCGTTCCGCCCGCAGCTGATGCTGCTCGGCCTGGGGCTGGCCGCCGCGGCGTGGTGGTTGCGTAGCGGCTGGCCGACCCGATTCGTCGCGTTGGCGGCCGTTGCTGTTAACCTGTGGGTGATCTGGCCGTGGCTGACGCCCCACAGCGGCGCCCGCCCCGACGCCACATTCACGCTGCTCTCGTGGAACACCTGGCGCGATCACCCGGACCCCCTCGCGGCGATCGCGGCGGTGCGCGACAGCGGCGTTGATGTGGCGTTGCTCTGCGAGCTGCCGGACGAACTGCGGGAGCAGCAGCGACTCGACATCCCTGGCTACCAGACGCGGGTGCACGACGAGTACGCGGTCGCGGTCCGCAACGGAGGCCCGGTAGAACTGCTCACCTCTGGGCTGCCACGACCGCCAAACTGCCTGGCGGCGGTGGTGCGGTTCCAGCAGCAAGAGATCCGCCTGCTCTGCTCCCACGACACGCGGCCTACCTCGAGCTTTGGCTGCCACTGCCAGGACTACCGCACACAAGTAGTCAAGCAGTGGCTCGAGGCCAGCCCGCTGCCCGCCGTGCTGGTCGGCGACTGCAACCAAACGCCGTGGTGCCCGCGGCTGAGCGAGTTCGTCGCCCAGACCGGCCTGCGAGACACCTCCCTGCAACGCGGCCTGACCTACACCTACCCGGGCGATGTGCCGATCGTCGGCCGCCTGATCGGCATCCCGATCGACCAGTGCCTGCTGACGACCGACCTGGCGTGCGAGTCGACCTGGGTCGGCGACGCCGCCGGATCCAACCACCGCCCCCTGCGGGCCACGATTGGATTTGCCCCACCGTAG
- a CDS encoding zinc ribbon domain-containing protein, whose protein sequence is MSTTTVPAETLQELHRLLEQLADLSGRLERGPKQIQAHKASVAKLEAAAAAAHELVKQTRMAADAKQLDLRSCEDRIGNWKVKLNECSSNKEYHALTEQIAAAEMANSVMEDEILEALGRVDTLVEAAGQADANLEQGKQELARVTKHVEDSADSIRAEITRIEGERVAAEKKLPGDFRAEYSRVIKSKGASGMSAVENKTCTGCGNQVTLNMQNTLAMSRPAFCQSCGAVLYLAD, encoded by the coding sequence ATGTCGACAACCACGGTGCCCGCCGAAACGCTCCAGGAGCTGCACCGGCTGCTGGAGCAGCTTGCCGACCTGAGCGGCCGGCTCGAGCGCGGCCCCAAGCAGATCCAGGCGCACAAGGCGAGCGTCGCGAAGCTCGAGGCCGCCGCCGCCGCCGCCCACGAGCTGGTCAAGCAGACCCGCATGGCGGCCGACGCCAAGCAGCTCGACCTGCGGAGCTGCGAGGACCGGATCGGCAACTGGAAAGTCAAGCTCAACGAGTGCTCCAGCAACAAGGAGTACCACGCCCTGACCGAGCAGATCGCCGCCGCCGAGATGGCCAACAGCGTCATGGAGGACGAGATCCTCGAGGCCCTCGGCCGGGTCGACACCCTGGTCGAGGCCGCCGGCCAGGCCGACGCCAACCTCGAGCAGGGCAAGCAGGAGCTGGCCCGCGTCACCAAGCACGTCGAAGACTCGGCCGACTCGATCCGCGCGGAGATCACCCGGATCGAGGGCGAACGCGTTGCGGCCGAAAAAAAGCTGCCGGGCGACTTCCGCGCCGAGTACAGCCGGGTTATCAAGTCCAAGGGCGCCAGCGGCATGTCGGCGGTTGAGAACAAGACCTGCACCGGCTGCGGGAATCAGGTCACCCTCAACATGCAGAACACGCTGGCCATGTCCCGCCCGGCCTTCTGCCAGTCGTGCGGGGCGGTGCTCTACCTGGCGGATTAG
- the greA gene encoding transcription elongation factor GreA → MSDAVPMTRAGYEKIRAELEQMEDVQMPEITKRIAEARAEGDLKENAEYHGARESQGMLQAKINSLKTKLAKASIVDMSRLPKDEVVFGCTVKVKDLDFGDTEEFTMVGAGEEDIDEGRINVTSPLAQGLIGKKVGEVAEIEVPAGVNKFEVLEIRFDD, encoded by the coding sequence ATGAGCGACGCCGTTCCCATGACCCGCGCCGGCTACGAGAAGATCCGCGCCGAGCTGGAACAGATGGAAGACGTGCAGATGCCGGAGATCACCAAGCGGATCGCCGAGGCCCGCGCCGAGGGCGACCTCAAGGAGAACGCCGAGTACCACGGCGCCCGCGAGTCGCAGGGCATGCTGCAGGCCAAGATCAACTCGCTTAAGACCAAGCTCGCCAAGGCGTCGATCGTCGATATGTCGCGGCTCCCCAAGGACGAGGTCGTCTTCGGCTGCACCGTGAAGGTCAAGGATCTCGACTTCGGCGACACCGAGGAGTTCACCATGGTCGGCGCCGGCGAGGAGGACATCGACGAGGGACGCATCAACGTCACCAGCCCGCTGGCCCAGGGCCTGATCGGCAAGAAGGTCGGCGAGGTGGCCGAGATCGAAGTGCCGGCGGGCGTCAACAAGTTCGAGGTCCTCGAGATCCGCTTTGACGACTGA